In Streptomyces sp. 71268, the DNA window GCCGACATGCTCGACTCCCTGATGCTGGAGCCGGGCCACGCCGTCCTCGAACTCGGCGCGGCGACGGGGCGCAACGCGGCGCTCATGGCACACGGCGTCGGCCCCGACGGGCGGGTCACCACCATCGAGGCCGACCCCCGACTGTCCGACCTCGCGCGGCGCAACGTGTCCGCGGCCGGCGCCCGCGTCACCGTGCTGACCGGCGACGGAACGCGCGGGGCGCCCGCGCACGGCCGCTTCCACCGGGTCATGGCCACCTACGCGGTCGACCTCGTCCCCTGGGCCTGGGTCGAGCAGACGCGACCCGGCGGCCGGATCGTGGCCCCGTGGGGACGGCTCGGTCACGTCGCCCTGACCGTCGCCGCCGACGGCCGCTCGGCGAGCGGTTGGATGCAGGGGCTGGCGACCTTCATGCCCAGTCGCGGAACGGACCAGGGCCGGCCGTGGGAGACGGTCAGGGGAGCCGCCCCGCCGGACGAGGAGACCCCGATGGCACGGGACGACCTGGCCTCACTGCACACCGACGCCAACCTCCTGTTCGCCCTGCGGGTCGCCCTGCCCGACGTACGGGTGCGCACCGCGGCGCCCCCCGACCGGCGAGCGACGGCCTGGCTGCACGACGGCCACTCGTCCTGGGCGACCATCGTCAGCCCGGCCG includes these proteins:
- a CDS encoding methyltransferase domain-containing protein; the encoded protein is MPRLRRRQTRLANAMTSKGLWPADSPWVRPAMRALPRHAFAPDRLRAWTGHAYEPVDRAASPGRWADLVYGGPYDSTVIQVTDGLPTSSLSCEAVVADMLDSLMLEPGHAVLELGAATGRNAALMAHGVGPDGRVTTIEADPRLSDLARRNVSAAGARVTVLTGDGTRGAPAHGRFHRVMATYAVDLVPWAWVEQTRPGGRIVAPWGRLGHVALTVAADGRSASGWMQGLATFMPSRGTDQGRPWETVRGAAPPDEETPMARDDLASLHTDANLLFALRVALPDVRVRTAAPPDRRATAWLHDGHSSWATIVSPADGPTLAYQGGPRRLAAELDAAWRDWQQAGSPTVYDFGMTRTREEQYVWSGDPATGRRWWVERELPPAEG